A genomic window from Triticum urartu cultivar G1812 chromosome 7, Tu2.1, whole genome shotgun sequence includes:
- the LOC125525848 gene encoding GPI-anchored protein LLG1-like, translating to MRFVLCVALLAAAGVISGVAADEAFLLAHDGDATTHHRSRSRTLLDASKPCPVDFAAANYTVLTSRCSWPPFDPSRCCPAFKDFACPYVNYLNNNNDCSVTMFQYIHFYGNYRPGLFFHNCNEGPKGVECPDDTPLYRPSTAPPPL from the exons ATGCGCTTCGTGCTTTGCGTGGCCCTGCTCGCCGCAGCTGGGGTCATCTCCG GTGTGGCTGCAGATGAAGCGTTCCTCCTTGCGCACGACGGCGACGCCACCACCCACCACCGGAGCCGAAGCCGGACCTTGCTGGATGCTAGCAAACCATGCCCGGTGGACTTTGCGGCGGCGAACTATACCGTGCTCACCAGCCGGTGCAGTTGGCCCCCGTTCGATCCGTCGCGGTGCTGCCCGGCGTTCAAGGACTTTGCGTGCCCTTATGTCAACTATTTGAACAACAACAACGACTGCTCAGTTACCATGTTCCAATACATCCACTTCTACGGTAACTACCGGCCGGGGCTCTTCTTTCACAACTGCAATGAAGGCCCCAAAGGCGTCGAATGCCCTGACGACACCCCTTTGTACAGACCATCAACGGCGCCGCCTCCTCTCTGA